The DNA segment GGATCGAATCGGAAATCCGCTTGATCTCGGAATAGGTCAGCGGCATCCGCATGAATGTCCGCTTGAGGTTGCCCTGCTGCTTTTCCAGTTCCCTGTTCAGGGCGGGACGGTTTTTTGGGGGGGTGTCGACGATCTTCGCGTTGAGCGCGCGGACCGTGTTGTAGATCTTTTCGAGGCGCTGCAGCTTGCGCAGGAGTTTCGTCTTCTCCTTCTGCTCCAGGTCCTGGCCCTTCCAGTCGCTCAGTTCGGTGTCCAGGAAGTCATCCACCGCCAGCGATTCCTGCTCGATCCTGCTCTTCTCCTCAATCATCAGCCCGAACGCAAGTTGGCAATCGAACACTGCGGACTTAATTTTCTTGCGGCCGCGCTCGATCACCTGGGCCAGGACGACCTCGTCCTCGCGGTCGAGCAGGGGCACATTGCCCATTTCGCGAAGATACATCCTCACTGGGTCGTCGGAGACAGGATCGGAGCTTTCGGCAATCTGGTTCTTGCGCCTGAGCAACCGTTTACGCTGAGCCAGCTTGGGACCGGGCAGCGGATCCCCGTCGAGGTCATCCTGCCCGATTACGGATACGGTTCCGTGATTGTCGTTTTCCGCAGTTTTATCTGATTGCCGTCTTGGAATACTGGAGGCCGACCGGTCCATCAGGTTCGCTCATCCTTGCTGGAGGGTTCACTCGCCTCCGGCCCTAAATATCCGGACCGGGGTAAAATATTGAGCGGGAAACCGGCTTTCGGGGAAGACCGTTGCCGGGATACAAGACACGCCGCACCGGCTGTCAACAGTGTATCCCGGATTGGTCCGGCAAAGTTAACGACAGACCGCCCCCCTTCCATCCGGGTCGGCGTTTCTGCCGGATCGATTTCTTTATACCGTAAAAATTAAACGGCATCAGCTATTTTGCAAATTTTTCGTATCACGTTTAATGTAAGTACCCGGCAGGTAATTGTCAACGTATGATCACTTTTTTGTCAACCAGAACGCTCCGGGCATTTCATGTTGCAAATGATGCTTGCGTGCGTGGAGTTCCTCCAACTCATCGGCCGCACCAGTGCCCTCGGAGCCAGTGGAATAAAAAATCTCGCTCATCCTGCTGTCAACCCTGCCGATCTCGATTTTGCGCCAGCACCTGTCGAACACTTCCTCCGCGGGTTCGAAGTGTTCGAGTTCACGGAGCCTGGCGATCTCGGAGTGCAGTTCCTCGGGCAGGTTGACATAGAGCGCCTCACCGATATTGCGCACACCGTCCTCCCAGGCAGCCAGCATGGCCTCAAACACCCGCTCGTGGTTTTCGCGCTCGAACGGGTCGCGGCCGAGTTTCTCCTGCACCCTTTCGATAAACTCAGGATTACGCATGCAGATTGCGAGCAGATAATCAGCCGGTGTGAGTTTTTGAGATGCAGCGGCAGCCTGCCCTGCACGATTACGGCGGCCTCCGGCCGAGATTCTGCGCATGCGCCCGGCGACCACGTTTTCCGGCACGCCGATAAACTCGGCGGTTTTCTGGAGGTAAAGCTCCCGTACCAGCTCGTCACTGACCCTGGCGACCGTTTCCAGGCACTTGTCCGCGGCCAGCTCCCGCTGACTGACAACCTCCAAATTCAGTTTGCCGCGCATGATTTCGATCTTGCGGTCCAGCAGGTCGACTGCCCCGCTCAGCAGGTCCTCGAATTTCTCCGGCCCGTTGCTGCGGATGAAGTCATCGGGGTCCTGGCCTCCCGGCAGAGTCGCCACCCGGACATTGACTCCGGCGGCCAGCAGTTCGTCGCCGCCGCGGAAAGTGGCCTTGAGTCCCGCCCGGTCAGCGTCGTAGAGCAGGAACACCTCCCTGGCATAGCGTCCCAGCAGGCGGGCCTGGCCGGCGGTGAGCGCTGTGCCCAGTGGAGCGACTGCGTTCTGAACCCCGAACTGCCAGAGGCTGAGTAGGTCCATGTAGCCCTCGACCACCAGCGCGCTCTCCGCCCGGCTGATCGCGCCGCGGGCCTTGTCCAGCCCGAACAGGACCTCGCCCTTGTGGAACAGATCGGTATCGGAGGTATTGAGGTACTTGGGCAGCGAGTCGTCCAGCACCCGCCCGCCGAAACCTACTGTCCGGCTCCGGGTGTCGCTGATCGGGAACAGCACGCGGCCGCGGAACCGGTCGTATTTCCTGCCACCTTCCTGCGCGACACTGACCAGGCCGGCGGCGATCAGGTCCTCCTGTTCGATCCCGTGGTTCAGCGCCGCGGAGCAGAACGTATCCCGTTCACGGCCCTCGGGCGCCCAGCCGAGCGAGAACTCGGCGATCAGCTCGTCGCTCAGGCCGCGCTGTTTCAGGTACTGGAGCGCTTTCGCTCCGCTCTCGTTTCCGGTGAGCTGTTCGTGATAGAAACTCCTGGCGAACTCATTGGCATAGAACAGGCGTTTGCGGCCGGAGTCCTCGCGGACCTCGCCGGTAGGACGGGGCATGGGCAGGCCGGCCCGCTCGGCAAGCTGCTCCACCGCCTGGGTGAACGAGAGCTGCTGGTGATCCATCAGAAAAGAATACACATCGCCGCCCTTGCCGCAGCCGAAGCACTTGAAAATGTCCTTTGAGGGCGTGACCGTGAACGAGGGTGTCTTTTCAGTGTGGAACGGACAGAGACCGACCCAGTTCTGCCCCCGGCGGCGAAGTTCCACATGCTGGCCGATCACCTCGACAATGTCTGTCTGCTCGCGGAGATTATCGATAAATTCGTCGGGAAGGTAGCCGGGCATAATCGGGTCGCGGTTAAGGGGAAGTGACACGGGTATCGAATGAACCGGCCCGCGGCGAGGCCCGCGAGGAATCCGTTTAAATTCATTTGATTCACAAGTTGCAGCCGGTCGGGTACCTGTAATTCTTAATTCATTAGAAGTTGTTTCACAACTGGAGTTTTATTTCAAACTTTCGCCCATTGGCAGGTACTCCCAAAAACACAACCCCCTGTTTCCCCCTTTTCTAAGGGGGACTAAAACCGTCTAACCCCAGCCACCGTGCGAAAAAGCCTGAGACCGGACAATTCCCCCTTAACAAAGGGGGTGCCTGCGAAGCAGGCGGGGGTTGTCCCGTTTAAAGTTATGAAATAGCTTCTAGTATTTTTCTTTCTGCCTTTAGTTCGTCAAAAGCAGTAAAACCATCTGTTACGAGGATTTCTTTTCGCTTAACTATAATCTCAGTCGGCGAGACGGACAACTGTAACCCCGGTGCCGCCCTCGCTCCACTCACCGGCGCGGTAACTTTCGACCCGGCGGTCATCGCTCAGCAGCTGCGTCACGCGGGCGCGCAGCACGCCTGTGCCCTTGCCGTGCAGGACCACGACTTCGGTCAGGCCCTCCAGCACGGCGCCCGAGATGAACCGGTCGAGTTCGAGACCCACCTCATCGGCGCGAATCCCGCGGATATCCAGGCGGGTCAATTCACCGCCGGCGGCATCGTCATCCGGGGAAAGATACTCGAAACCTGTCCTCTTTTCAGTTCCGGCGTTTTCCAGTTTCTCCATTTCCGTTGGCACGACACTGATTTTCACCCTGCCGGCCACGACGGTGAACCTGCCGCCGCTGTCCGGGCCGCCGGCAATCTCTCCGGTCAGCCCCAGGCCGGGTACGCGCACCCGGTCGCCTGCGGCAAGCTCCGAGGGATCGACACCGGCGGCCTCAACCGGCGGCGCTTCCTGGTCTGCAACCCCTGCCAGGTTCAGATCACGGATTTTGTCTTCCAGCTCTTTACGGGCGCGCCGCGCGGCCTTCCGGCCATCCCGCTCGTACTCGGCCTCCAGCCGCGCGATAACTCCTTCCACCTCCTTGCGCGACTCCAGCAGCTCCTCGCGGACCTTTTGCTCCATCCGGCGCTCGAAACTCTTTTCCTGCTCCTCGAGTCTGAGGGTGCGACGGTTCCAGTCGGCCTGGCGCTGTTTCAGTTCCCGTTCGCGCTCGGTTGAGCGACGGTCCCGATCGCGGGCTGAATTAACCAGTTCGCTGAGCTTTTTCTGCTGGTCCTCCAGCCCGGCCAGGAAAGACTCCCTGTCCAGAGTCTCGCCGCCCATGAACTCCCGCGCCCGCTCGAGCACCTCCGGGCTGAGACCCATATTGCTGGCGATTTCCAGGCCGTAGCTGCGGCCGGGGATTCCCTTGCAGAACTCGAAAGTGGGCCGCAGTTTTTCCAGGTCGAACTCCAGCGAGCCGTTGACCAGGCCCGGCACCTGCTCGAAAAGTAATTTCAATTCTCCATAGTGCGTGGTCGACAGGGTCAGGCAGCCGCGGCAGGTCAGGTGCTCCAGCACTGCGGCAGCCACCGCGGCGCCCTCGGCCGGATCGGTACCCACGCCGATCTCATCGAGCAGCAGCAGGCTGTGCCTGTCCCCCCGCTCCAGGGCTTCCTTGAGTTCGATCACGTGCCCGCTGAAACTCGAGAGGTTCTTGTCAATCGACTGCTCATCGCCGATCGCGGCAATCACGTTGCCGAACAGCGGCAGACTGGAGCCCTCGTCCAGCAGGGGGAAAATTCCGCTCTGGGCCATCAGAGCCGTCAGGCCGACCGTTTTGAGCATCACGGTTTTACCGCCGGCGTTGGGTCCGCTGACCAGCAGGGTGCGCTCGCCATCATCCATTTCGAGAGTCAGCGGCACCGATTTATCGTCGCGGGCGGCCAGCAGGGGATGGCG comes from the Candidatus Glassbacteria bacterium genome and includes:
- a CDS encoding DNA primase, whose amino-acid sequence is MSLPLNRDPIMPGYLPDEFIDNLREQTDIVEVIGQHVELRRRGQNWVGLCPFHTEKTPSFTVTPSKDIFKCFGCGKGGDVYSFLMDHQQLSFTQAVEQLAERAGLPMPRPTGEVREDSGRKRLFYANEFARSFYHEQLTGNESGAKALQYLKQRGLSDELIAEFSLGWAPEGRERDTFCSAALNHGIEQEDLIAAGLVSVAQEGGRKYDRFRGRVLFPISDTRSRTVGFGGRVLDDSLPKYLNTSDTDLFHKGEVLFGLDKARGAISRAESALVVEGYMDLLSLWQFGVQNAVAPLGTALTAGQARLLGRYAREVFLLYDADRAGLKATFRGGDELLAAGVNVRVATLPGGQDPDDFIRSNGPEKFEDLLSGAVDLLDRKIEIMRGKLNLEVVSQRELAADKCLETVARVSDELVRELYLQKTAEFIGVPENVVAGRMRRISAGGRRNRAGQAAAASQKLTPADYLLAICMRNPEFIERVQEKLGRDPFERENHERVFEAMLAAWEDGVRNIGEALYVNLPEELHSEIARLRELEHFEPAEEVFDRCWRKIEIGRVDSRMSEIFYSTGSEGTGAADELEELHARKHHLQHEMPGAFWLTKK
- a CDS encoding endonuclease MutS2, with amino-acid sequence MVVSQRVKDMLEFERVLESIAAQAVSVLGRRMVMALEPTDREEELAAELDRLAEMCSITSGDATFSPPEIPVLAEQIARLAKTGVVLEADEIVAFSRLFDGAQSVRSYILRREDSLPSLCALAGRLEGFEQLHAEISRTFDENNDVRSSASPLLRRLRKDARNLREHLEKRLNDIADKLSAEGSSGENFVTLRQERYVIAVLRNEMSSCPGIIQGESGSGNTLFIEPEQVVGPNNRLREVELDIRREIYRILASLSAELAPVREQLRTDIEVLAELDSLYARARYADIFRCHRPAIGRTEQLKIVRARHPLLAARDDKSVPLTLEMDDGERTLLVSGPNAGGKTVMLKTVGLTALMAQSGIFPLLDEGSSLPLFGNVIAAIGDEQSIDKNLSSFSGHVIELKEALERGDRHSLLLLDEIGVGTDPAEGAAVAAAVLEHLTCRGCLTLSTTHYGELKLLFEQVPGLVNGSLEFDLEKLRPTFEFCKGIPGRSYGLEIASNMGLSPEVLERAREFMGGETLDRESFLAGLEDQQKKLSELVNSARDRDRRSTERERELKQRQADWNRRTLRLEEQEKSFERRMEQKVREELLESRKEVEGVIARLEAEYERDGRKAARRARKELEDKIRDLNLAGVADQEAPPVEAAGVDPSELAAGDRVRVPGLGLTGEIAGGPDSGGRFTVVAGRVKISVVPTEMEKLENAGTEKRTGFEYLSPDDDAAGGELTRLDIRGIRADEVGLELDRFISGAVLEGLTEVVVLHGKGTGVLRARVTQLLSDDRRVESYRAGEWSEGGTGVTVVRLAD